One segment of Rosa chinensis cultivar Old Blush chromosome 6, RchiOBHm-V2, whole genome shotgun sequence DNA contains the following:
- the LOC121050102 gene encoding uncharacterized protein LOC121050102, whose translation MPPEKRKPEEEPEAAKSPAVSTHHEVTQPASAPPPSTTQATSSEVATGSPAKSGPYKRREIPARKRTKRGDGKKTEFEQGEELESGDGEEAKSNVQGTKAGAENKNSGGGEAKRSRKSTQHRSFVTRVKAAGLESINPLKKRHKDGSEESKYVFEDFDEEFIADNDSSWDDDDSLDGEDSSEGQQESLILVHEHRYKDNEQESRGLCALDRNLVTDLAYLSDKIRGLSEEYKWNGTYQLEFKGIRLNQQTGNFEKETIWYTQPETFPDFLKRVFHINLYQISSGDGEKTSANSSATDDVKFRLSSNNDPSTKKEAIKDDKSHKIISKEFHPYFEWSADADADLPPLQCPLIDKEGNIDMAKYEDLISHTLMHLMLGMYTENEAKGVLRHVLKNEMEITMEDHYCGKLLELLVLDKHVRLFRPDSGETETELMKIARPTMNWTIERFIVCELSAAELVKRD comes from the exons ATGCCTCCGGAGAAACGCAAGCCTGAGGAGGAACCGGAAGCGGCTAAGAGCCCCGCGGTGTCCACTCATCATGAGGTGACTCAACCTGCTTCCGCTCCGCCTCCGTCGACGACTCAGGCAACTTCGAGCGAAGTAGCTACCGGTTCGCCGGCGAAGTCGGGCCCCTACAAGCGGCGTGAGATTCCGGCGAGGAAGAGAACCAAACGAGGTGATGGAAAGAAGACGGAATTTGAACAAGGCGAAGAGCTCGAGTCCGGAGATGGTGAGGAAGCCAAGTCCAACGTCCAAGGCACCAAAGCCGGAGCTGAAAATAAGAATTCCGGTGGTGGCGAGGCTAAGAGATCGAGGAAGAGTACTCAGCACCG TTCGTTCGTGACAAGGGTCAAAGCTGCAGGTTTGGAGAGTATAAACCCTCTCAAG AAGCGACATAAAGATGGAAGCGaggaatcaaaatatgtttTCGAGGACTTTGACGAGGAGTTTATAGCTGATAATGATTCTTCATGGGATGATGATGACTCATTGGATGGAGAGGACTCATCTGAAGGACAACAAGAGAGCCTCATCCTTGTTCATGAGCATCGTTACAAAGACAATGAACAGGAAAGTAGAGGTCTCTGTGCTTTGGACAGAAATTTGGTCACTGACCTTGCCTACTTGTCCGACAAGATTCGTGGCCTAAGTGAAGAATACAAATGGAATGGAACTTACCAACTGGAGTTTAAGGGTATCAGGCTCAATCAACAAACTGGTAATTTCGAAAAAGAAACAATTTGGTATACTCAGCCCGAGACCTTTCCAGATTTCCTTAAAAGGGTTTTTCACATCAATCTGTATCAAATCAG CTCTGGTGATGGAGAGAAGACTTCTGCCAACTCAAGTGCTACTGATGATGTAAAGTTCAG ATTGTCCTCGAACAACGATCCCTCTACCAAAAAAGAAGCCATCAAGGATGACAAAAGCCACAAGATTATAAGCAAGGAGTTCCATCCATACTTTGAATGGTCTGCAGATGCTGATGCCGACCTTCCACCTCTGCAATGTCCATTAATTGATAAGGAGGGAAATATTGACATGGCGAAGTATGAAGACCTAATTTCACATACCCTTATGCACTTGATGCTTGGAATGTACACAGag AATGAAGCTAAGGGGGTTCTGAGACATGTACTGAAGAATGAAATGGAAATCACAATGGAGGATCATTATTGTGGCAAGTTGTTGGAGCTGCTGGTATTAGACAAACATGTTAGGCTGTTTCGACCTGACTCCGGGGAGACAGAGACAGAGCTGATGAAGATCGCCAGACCAACAATGAATTGGACTATTGAAAGGTTTATTGTGTGCGAGTTGAGTGCTGCTGAATTGGTAAAGCGCGATTAg